From the genome of Pelomonas sp. SE-A7, one region includes:
- a CDS encoding sigma-54 dependent transcriptional regulator, with translation MPAQAPSAPLILVVDDDAAIRAALRIFLKSEGYEVELLAAPELVPEALARSEPAVLLVDLNYRRDTTSGDEGLDLIREVSALDTGLPIVAMTAWGTVALAVEAMRLGASDFIEKPWDNNRLASMLRTLSALRRSRQDGQRLAAENELLKQQAPARPWVCESPAMRTLMQQVEAVSGADVNLLITGENGCGKTQLAQAIHQASARAAGPFISVNMGAIPDGLFESEMFGHERGAFTDARQARMGRFELADGGTLFLDEVGNIPLAQQAKLLQVLESGQFERLGSARQRRADVRLIAASNADLQQMVEQGLFRRDLLYRLNSLQLHLPPLRERGEDIQALADLYLSRFAQRYQRPLRPLSAEARRSLAAHRWPGNVRELAHCMERVSLLASGAEVSAADLGLAPPAGLAFDPESMTLEEAEKLLIATALRRSGGNALAAAQALGLSRSAFYRRLEKHQL, from the coding sequence ATGCCCGCCCAAGCCCCCTCCGCTCCGCTGATCCTGGTCGTTGACGACGACGCCGCCATTCGCGCCGCGCTGCGCATCTTCCTGAAGAGCGAGGGCTACGAGGTCGAACTGCTGGCCGCGCCCGAGCTGGTGCCCGAGGCGCTGGCCCGCAGCGAGCCGGCCGTGCTGCTGGTGGACCTGAACTACCGGCGCGACACGACCTCCGGCGACGAGGGCCTGGACCTGATCCGCGAGGTCAGCGCCCTGGACACCGGTCTGCCCATCGTCGCGATGACGGCCTGGGGCACGGTGGCCCTCGCCGTCGAGGCGATGCGGCTCGGCGCCAGCGACTTCATCGAGAAGCCCTGGGACAACAACCGCCTGGCCAGCATGCTGCGCACGCTGAGCGCGCTGCGCCGCAGCCGCCAGGACGGCCAGCGCCTGGCGGCCGAGAACGAGCTGCTGAAGCAACAGGCGCCGGCCCGGCCCTGGGTCTGCGAATCGCCGGCCATGCGCACCCTGATGCAGCAGGTCGAGGCCGTGTCCGGCGCCGACGTGAACCTGCTGATCACCGGCGAGAACGGCTGCGGCAAGACCCAGCTGGCCCAGGCCATCCACCAGGCCTCCGCGCGGGCGGCCGGGCCCTTCATCAGCGTCAACATGGGCGCGATTCCCGATGGCCTGTTCGAGAGCGAGATGTTCGGCCACGAGCGCGGTGCCTTCACCGATGCGCGCCAGGCCCGCATGGGCCGCTTCGAGCTGGCCGATGGCGGCACGCTGTTCCTCGACGAAGTCGGCAACATCCCGCTGGCCCAGCAGGCAAAGCTGCTGCAGGTGCTGGAGAGCGGCCAGTTCGAGCGCCTGGGCTCGGCCCGGCAACGCCGGGCCGACGTGCGACTGATCGCCGCCAGCAATGCCGACCTGCAGCAGATGGTCGAACAGGGCCTGTTCCGCCGCGACCTGCTGTACCGGCTCAACAGCCTGCAGCTGCACCTGCCGCCTTTGCGCGAGCGCGGCGAGGACATCCAGGCGCTGGCCGATCTCTACCTGTCGCGCTTTGCCCAGCGCTACCAACGGCCTTTGCGGCCCTTGTCGGCCGAGGCCCGCCGCTCGCTGGCCGCGCACCGCTGGCCAGGCAATGTGCGCGAACTGGCCCACTGCATGGAGCGGGTCAGCCTGCTGGCCAGCGGCGCCGAGGTCAGCGCTGCCGACCTGGGCCTGGCTCCGCCGGCCGGCCTGGCTTTCGATCCGGAATCCATGACGCTGGAGGAGGCCGAGAAGCTGCTGATCGCCACCGCCTTGCGGCGCAGCGGTGGCAATGCGCTGGCCGCGGCCCAGGCCCTGGGGCTCAGCCGTTCGGCCTTCTACCGCCGACTCGAGAAGCACCAGCTGTGA
- a CDS encoding ATP-binding protein encodes MKPHDKRWRLGFENQLFALALAGGAPAWIALVVLVWPQPWLIYPKLLLVVGTALLWLGAAWALRSRAAFQLQTIGNVVEGMVAGDFSLRLRRSGEQDLLGRQINSLADTLHRQRLRSEQALRLVDSVVESMDVAVCVFDPAQQLLLANPTALALLQQPREAVLGRSAELLGLAPLLEADTECLHEHVFPGAAGLWRLRRQSYEVDGQPQLQLLFITDLKQVLRNEELQAWRRLLRVLSHEVNNSLGPIASLSATLRKQLPTSGAAGLQDLHEGLAIMQERSEHLAEFIRRYAALARLPEPRKRVFDLADLVQRLPAMLPEAQLQLEFAQTGPLSFFGDPLQIEQLLINLLKNGVEAGGAPLRLLCSAESPQLTVLDQGTGIANPANLFVPFYSTKPEGMGIGLVLCRQIAEAHGGVLSLEPRQDGAGCKALLRFANFQV; translated from the coding sequence GTGAAGCCGCACGACAAGCGCTGGCGCCTGGGCTTCGAGAACCAGCTGTTCGCGCTGGCCCTGGCCGGCGGCGCGCCGGCCTGGATCGCCCTGGTCGTGCTGGTGTGGCCGCAGCCCTGGCTGATCTATCCCAAGCTCTTGCTGGTCGTGGGCACCGCCCTGCTCTGGCTGGGCGCGGCCTGGGCGCTGCGCTCGCGGGCCGCCTTCCAGCTGCAGACGATTGGCAATGTGGTCGAGGGCATGGTTGCGGGCGATTTCAGTCTGCGACTGCGCCGCTCCGGCGAGCAGGACCTGCTGGGCCGCCAGATCAACAGCCTGGCCGACACCCTGCACCGCCAGCGCCTGCGCTCGGAACAGGCGCTGCGCCTGGTGGACAGCGTGGTCGAAAGCATGGACGTGGCGGTCTGCGTGTTCGATCCGGCCCAGCAGTTGCTGCTGGCCAATCCCACGGCCCTGGCGCTCTTGCAGCAGCCGCGCGAAGCCGTGCTGGGCCGCAGCGCCGAGCTGCTGGGCCTGGCGCCGCTGCTGGAGGCCGACACCGAGTGCCTGCACGAGCATGTGTTTCCCGGCGCGGCCGGGCTATGGCGCTTGCGCCGCCAGTCCTACGAGGTGGACGGCCAGCCGCAGCTGCAACTGCTCTTCATCACCGACCTCAAGCAGGTACTGCGCAACGAGGAGCTGCAGGCCTGGCGGCGGCTGCTGCGGGTGCTGAGCCACGAGGTCAACAACTCGCTGGGGCCTATCGCCAGCCTCAGCGCCACCTTGCGCAAGCAGCTGCCCACCAGCGGCGCGGCCGGACTCCAGGACCTGCACGAAGGCCTGGCCATCATGCAGGAGCGCTCCGAGCACCTGGCCGAGTTCATACGCCGCTATGCGGCCCTGGCCCGGCTGCCCGAGCCGCGCAAGCGCGTCTTCGACCTGGCCGACCTGGTGCAGCGCCTGCCCGCCATGCTGCCGGAGGCGCAGCTGCAGCTGGAGTTCGCGCAGACCGGGCCCCTGAGCTTCTTCGGCGACCCGTTGCAGATCGAGCAGCTGCTGATCAATCTGCTGAAGAACGGCGTCGAAGCCGGCGGTGCGCCGCTGCGCCTGCTGTGCAGCGCCGAGTCGCCCCAGCTGACGGTGCTGGACCAGGGCACGGGCATTGCCAACCCGGCCAATCTGTTCGTGCCCTTCTACAGCACCAAGCCCGAGGGCATGGGCATAGGCTTAGTGCTATGCCGCCAGATCGCCGAGGCCCATGGCGGCGTGCTGAGCCTGGAGCCGCGGCAGGACGGCGCCGGCTGCAAGGCCCTGCTTCGCTTCGCCAACTTTCAGGTGTGA